From a single Natronorubrum tibetense GA33 genomic region:
- a CDS encoding DNA-3-methyladenine glycosylase family protein yields MLADAEPVLRQDPVMAELVERHDPYVEPNWSEFERLCISIINQQLSTASATAVRERFFELLDGRVTPETVLAAEDDALRSAGLSRQKIEYVRNAARAFQEGDYTREGLADHSNDDVIDLLTEIKGIGDWTARMYLLFVLERPDVLPLGDLAVRRGIEQLYGNGDEELTRPEMREIAEAWRPYRSVATRFIWAEYESG; encoded by the coding sequence ATGTTAGCAGACGCCGAGCCGGTTCTCCGGCAGGACCCCGTGATGGCGGAACTCGTCGAGCGACACGACCCGTACGTCGAACCGAACTGGAGCGAGTTCGAACGGCTGTGTATCTCGATCATCAACCAGCAGCTGTCGACAGCGAGCGCGACCGCCGTTCGCGAGCGATTCTTCGAGCTGTTGGACGGCCGCGTCACGCCCGAGACCGTCCTCGCAGCGGAGGACGACGCGCTTCGATCGGCTGGACTCTCGCGACAGAAAATCGAGTACGTCCGAAACGCGGCCCGCGCGTTTCAGGAGGGCGACTACACCAGGGAGGGGCTGGCCGACCACTCGAACGACGACGTGATCGACCTGCTCACCGAAATCAAGGGAATCGGTGACTGGACGGCCCGGATGTACCTCCTGTTCGTTCTCGAGCGACCGGACGTTCTCCCGCTCGGCGATCTCGCCGTTCGCCGCGGCATCGAGCAGCTGTACGGGAACGGCGACGAAGAGCTGACGCGGCCGGAGATGCGCGAGATCGCCGAGGCGTGGCGGCCGTACCGAAGCGTCGCAACGCGGTTCATCTGGGCCGAGTACGAATCGGGATAG